One genomic region from Danio aesculapii chromosome 24, fDanAes4.1, whole genome shotgun sequence encodes:
- the prdm14 gene encoding PR domain zinc finger protein 14: MSVSLSSHPAVRDRSLAVYPSLPGAHYADVLKSAHSIFHPLKSLGRMVTDAQTIMPLTFSGTTPFFSHNSAVFHEQILNVSHIPYFQHIQPSQSVYNARHEEQSTGSLSDFSSPSSVKSSSASSSPVKDSFSCPQAAHPTPEHARTYTFTEDDLFTVLYGYSKKQGQNAGHAISGLSFPPCTADRQLLPVDIEGFELPEGLSILQTNCGSLSHYGAFADKSTIPKGTRFGPFQGKLVNTSEIKTYDDNTLMWEIFENGRLSHFVDGRGAPGNWMSLVKCARFPEEQNLIAVQCEGQIYYEACKEIRPGQELLVWYGDCYVQFLGIPLTLKEFIDDSEALPAEDSGEGFKCDRCGKVFAYKYYRDKHLKYTRCVDQGDRKFPCHLCNRSFEKRDRLRIHILHVHEKHRPHKCSVCGKSFSQSSSLNKHMRVHSGERPYKCVYCNKAFTASSILRTHIRQHSGERPFKCKHCGKAFASHAAHDSHVRRTHSKDKQLSCDVCGATFQEAQELKYHMKTHKKRTLLESSVVPPTDENALFSTKESLHAQTQLADTFSFPGITSINSEYRPWN, encoded by the exons ATGTCGGTGTCTCTCTCCAGTCACCCTGCAGTGAGAGACAGGAGTCTGGCTGTCTACCCGTCTCTGCCCGGCGCGCACTACGCGGACGTCCTCAAGAGCGCGCACAGCATCTTCCATCCGCTCAAGTCTCTGGGCCGCATGGTGACCGACGCGCAGACGATCATGCCGTTAACCTTCAGCGGAACAACTCCTTTCTTTAGCCACAACAGCGCGGTATTCCATGAACAGATCCTTAACGTGTCCCACATTCCGTACTTCCAGCACATACAGCCTTCGCAAAGCGTGTACAACGCCAGACATGAGGAGCAGAGCACCGGCTCTCTGTCTGATTTCAGCAGCCCGTCCAGTGTGAAGTCTTCTTCGGCTTCATCTTCTCCGGTTAAGGACAGTTTTAGCTGCCCGCAGGCCGCACATCCCACACCCGAACACGCGCGCACCTACACTTTTACAGAGGATGACCTCTTCACCGTCCTCTACGGATATTCCAAAAAACAAGGGCAAAATGCTGGACATGCCATTTCTGGATTATCATTTCCTCCCTGCACAG CTGATCGCCAGCTTCTCCCTGTTGATATCGAAGGATTTGAACTCCCAGAAG GCTTATCGATTCTCCAAACTAATTGTGGAAGCCTTTCCCATTATGGAGCTTTCGCTGATAAAAGCACAATTCCAAAAGGCACCAGGTTTGGACCCTTTCAAGGCAAACTGGTAAACACAAGTGAGATCAAGACTTATGACGACAACACGCTCATGTGGGAG ATCTTTGAGAACGGCCGCTTGAGTCACTTTGTGGATGGACGAGGCGCTCCGGGGAATTGGATGTCCTTGGTGAAGTGCGCGCGCTTTCCTGAAGAGCAGAACCTGATTGCGGTGCAGTGTGAAGGACAGATATATTATGAGGCCTGCAAAGAGATCCGACCCGGCCAAGAGCTGCTGGTCTGGTACGGAGATTGCTATGTGCAGTTTTTGGGTATTCCTCTCACCCTCAAAGAGTTCATTGATGACAGTGAAGCTCTTCCGGCAGAAG ATTCTGGGGAGGGTTTCAAGTGTGATCGTTGTGGAAAAGTATTCGCTTATAAGTACTATAGAGACAAACATCTGAAATACACGCGCTGTGTGGATCAGGGCGACAGAAAGTTCCCCTGCCACCTCTGTAACAGGTCTTTCGAGAAGAGAGATCGACTCCGAATCCACATTCTCCATGTGCACGAGAAACACAGGCCACATAAG TGCTCCGTGTGCGGCAAAAGTTTCTCGCAGTCCTCCAGTCTGAACAAACACATGCGCGTGCACTCGGGAGAGCGGCCTTACAAATGTGTTTACTGTAACAAG GCGTTCACGGCCTCCAGCATCCTCCGCACACACATCCGCCAGCACTCCGGCGAGCGGCCGTTCAAGTGTAAACACTGCGGGAAAGCGTTCGCCTCTCATGCGGCCCACGACAGCCATGTCCGGCGGACACATTCCAAAGACAAGCAGCTCTCCTGTGATGTGTGTGGAGCCACTTTCCAAGAGGCACAAGAGCTGAAATATCACATGAAGACTCATAAAA AGCGGACACTTTTGGAAAGCTCTGTTGTTCCTCCCACAGACGAGAACGCGCTCTTCTCTACCAAAGAGTCTTTACACGCTCAGACACAGCTGGCGGACACTTTCTCTTTCCCCGGGATAACGAGCATCAACTCCGAGTACAGACCATGGAACTGA